One Manihot esculenta cultivar AM560-2 chromosome 18, M.esculenta_v8, whole genome shotgun sequence genomic window carries:
- the LOC110606004 gene encoding RNA-binding protein 2 — protein MTDGYWNQQQQQQQHLLLSGGSLKRPRSDYDLPSSGLPTGHEIHSYYSRDDGHSRYQAVKDTKTIGSAYDRYLQNAQITPFSTGEASGLSVGLAKTAGNAMTGLPILDSGITARPQARGPDRAPSGQDIVFRSQPLVDKVARPVRETVPLPPDASSTLYVEGLPPDSTKREVAHIFRPFVGYKEVRLVSKESKHRGGDPIILCFVDFENPACAATALSALQGYKMDEHDHDSNYLRLQFSRYPGPRSGPGSRGKR, from the exons ATGACGGACGGCTACTGGaatcagcagcagcagcagcagcagcatctTCTCCTCTCTGGTGGCAGTTTAAAACGACCTCGTTCCGACTACG ATCTCCCATCTTCAGGGTTGCCCACAGGTCATGAAATTCATAGTTATTATTCAAGAGATGATGGTCATAGCAGGTACCAGGCTGTGAAGGACACAAAAACAATTGGATCAGCATATGACCGATATCTCCAAAATGCG CAAATTACTCCTTTTTCTACCGGAGAAGCTAGTGGGTTGAGCGTTGGGTTGGCAAAGACTGCCGGTAATGCTATGACTGGTCTTCCAATACTTGATTCTGGTATAACGGCCCGTCCTCAGGCTAGAGGTCCAGATCGGGCACCAAGTGGTCAGGATATTGTTTTCCGTAGTCAGCCTTTAGTGGATAAGGTAGCTAGGCCTGTTCGTGAAACTGTACCCCTGCCTCCAGATGCTTCCAGCACACTATACGTTGAGGGACTCCCTCCTGACAGCACAAAGAGGGAAGTAGCCC ATATCTTTCGCCCTTTTGTGGGGTATAAAGAAGTAAGACTTGTTAGCAAAGAATCCAAGCAT CGTGGTGGAGATCCTATTATCTTGTgttttgttgattttgaaaatccAGCCTGTGCAGCAACTGCATTGAGCGCCTTGCAAG GTTATAAGATGGATGAACATGATCATGACTCTAACTACTTGAGGCTTCAGTTTTCTCGGTACCCTGGTCCAAGATCTGGCCCTGGAAGTCGTGGAAAGAGGTGA